In Micromonospora sp. LH3U1, one genomic interval encodes:
- a CDS encoding TauD/TfdA family dioxygenase, whose product MDHVKESCLFPERNRVACIEATSPGISPAAWAAEHLDVINERLDSHGAVLLRGFDAPDAPAFSAFVRVFGEEMAEYTYRSTPRSKVGDVYTSTEYPASEIIPLHNEMAYTSVWPRRLFFYSHIPAQTGGETPLADSHGVWQRIPAEVRERFERHGVRYVRNYRTGLGVSWQETFPGMDREAVQEFCRERGITYEWLDGSDLRTTETCQAVAVHPVSGQTVWMNQAHLFHVSNLPEATREALLELLAEEDLPRNAYLGDGSPITDADLAAIRAAFDAESLAFPWQQGDLLIVDNMAMAHGRSSFTGPRKTLVAMTGSYGREAA is encoded by the coding sequence ATGGACCATGTGAAAGAGAGCTGCCTGTTTCCCGAGCGCAACCGGGTGGCCTGCATCGAGGCCACCTCGCCCGGGATCTCGCCCGCCGCCTGGGCGGCAGAGCACCTTGACGTGATCAATGAGCGGCTGGACAGCCACGGGGCGGTCCTGCTGCGCGGGTTCGACGCTCCGGACGCGCCGGCCTTCTCCGCGTTCGTCCGCGTTTTCGGCGAGGAAATGGCCGAGTACACCTACCGCTCGACGCCGCGCAGCAAGGTCGGCGACGTCTACACCTCCACCGAGTATCCGGCCAGCGAGATCATCCCGCTGCACAACGAGATGGCCTACACCAGTGTGTGGCCACGGAGGCTCTTCTTCTACTCGCACATCCCGGCCCAGACCGGCGGGGAGACCCCGCTTGCCGACAGCCACGGCGTCTGGCAGCGGATCCCGGCCGAGGTCCGCGAGCGGTTCGAGCGGCACGGCGTGCGGTACGTGCGCAATTACCGCACCGGCCTCGGCGTCTCCTGGCAGGAGACGTTCCCCGGCATGGACCGCGAGGCCGTGCAGGAGTTCTGCCGCGAGCGGGGCATCACCTACGAGTGGCTCGACGGCAGCGATCTGCGGACCACCGAGACCTGCCAGGCCGTCGCCGTGCACCCGGTATCCGGGCAGACGGTCTGGATGAACCAGGCCCACCTGTTCCACGTCTCCAACCTGCCCGAGGCCACCCGGGAGGCGCTGCTGGAGCTGTTGGCGGAGGAGGACCTGCCGCGCAACGCGTACCTCGGTGACGGCAGCCCGATCACCGACGCCGACCTCGCGGCCATCCGCGCCGCGTTCGACGCGGAGTCCCTGGCCTTTCCGTGGCAGCAGGGTGACCTGCTGATCGTGGACAACATGGCCATGGCGCACGGCCGGTCCAGCTTCACCGGGCCGCGCAAGACGCTCGTGGCGATGACCGGTTCGTACGGCCGGGAGGCGGCGTGA
- a CDS encoding DUF6817 domain-containing protein, with product MNAFAQKIAFLESHGVAELAHSEANLLTHLRGVHDLLAEWGSRQALCDAGLFHSVYGTEIFPTGAIPHELRPAVQDLIGAEAEMLAYLFGTVTRSALFDAAFDGPPFLLEDRSGGCVGVSAGQYADLAALTVANWLEQRPRFAEASRFSRAREFDAMRRYLPNTVRTALERAYGFAPLALAGNE from the coding sequence GTGAACGCGTTCGCGCAGAAGATCGCCTTCCTGGAGTCGCACGGCGTCGCCGAGTTGGCCCACTCGGAGGCCAACCTGCTGACCCACCTGCGAGGCGTGCACGACCTGCTGGCCGAGTGGGGGTCGCGGCAGGCGCTGTGCGACGCCGGGCTGTTCCACTCGGTGTACGGCACCGAGATCTTTCCGACCGGCGCGATCCCGCACGAGTTGCGGCCGGCTGTGCAGGACCTGATCGGCGCGGAGGCGGAGATGCTGGCGTACCTGTTCGGCACCGTCACCCGCAGCGCTCTCTTCGACGCCGCGTTCGACGGCCCGCCGTTCCTGCTGGAGGACCGCTCCGGCGGATGCGTCGGTGTCAGTGCCGGCCAGTACGCGGACCTCGCCGCCCTGACGGTGGCGAACTGGCTGGAGCAGCGGCCCCGCTTCGCAGAGGCCAGCCGGTTCAGCCGCGCCCGCGAGTTCGATGCCATGCGTCGTTACCTGCCGAACACTGTCCGTACTGCCCTGGAGCGGGCCTACGGGTTCGCTCCGCTCGCCCTCGCCGGAAACGAGTAG